The Euphorbia lathyris chromosome 4, ddEupLath1.1, whole genome shotgun sequence genomic interval AGATGCGCTAAAAACCATTTCTACGACCACTAAATCATCAAGGCTAATCAATCAGCTTCATAGTGAAACAATTTAGCCTTAGCCCATACAAGTTGTCCAAAAAGCAAAAGATGATACATATATTATGGAACAAATCCCAAACTACTTTATTCTATCATCAATTGAAAATCATCCCCTAAATCTATCAACTAAAATCAAGATAGAAACCAACTATACTCCAACAATCCCAATCAAATCTTTCTTTGTAAAACTCTTCAGTCTATAAGCAAAGCAGGCGCAGAAAAATACTGACTTGCAaaataacaaagaaaaaaaaaatccagcGAAGGTGATGATCAAATACCTTCTTAGGGTTAAGCAAGTAATCATACAAGGTATTCTCTCCCCAAGTCACAGCCATATTCTTGTTAGCGGCAGAGTAAGAATACCCAGCAGTAGTCCCAGATTGCCTACCGAAAAGCCCATTCAAATTAGGTCCTGGAGAAGCAGAAATGTTAAATCATTGGCCCTTCTCATATCAAATCAGATCCATCGAcacaaaaccaaaccaaacaaaTCACTTGATCAAAGAAAAAATGCAATCGGATCCATAATAGAAAGGTAGGCATAACAAAAACATACCCTGTTTGTGACCGGCGCCTTTGTCGACGGTGTGGCATTGAGCGCACTTAGTCCTGAAGATCTTATCTCCGACCTTCGCATCGCCAGGAGGTGCTTGATCGAATGATGCCATTCCTTTTTTCTAGAGCTTTTTCTGTACACAAAATCTCGAAGAGACGAAAGCTAGGGTTTCAATAATTTTCACCAGAAGAACAGAAAATAAGAAGACCgatttagaatttattgaaCCAGAAAGAACCTTAGGGCTTTTCTCCACACACAATGTCAGAATTACCCTTGCccttttcatttcttttctttttttttcttttctgttttttgaaaggtttttttttatgaaattacctttgctttTTATATTGCATatttgttttttaaattttttttgttttgatatATTTATATTGCATATTGTGAGAGCCTTCCttgaaaacaattttttttttaaattagtccAATTAATCTGTTTGAAACTAGTAAAATACTTTTTGATTGAATGTTCTACTGTGTGCatgaaaatttaaatttttaaaatctctagtttaaatatgaaaaacaaGATTTGAGTctttgaaatattatacttcgtttaaaaaatattgataacattaaacttttataaaaaaaaagttttttttttttttaaagaatgaaTTTTAACTCCCAACCTCTCAAATTTAAAACTAAAGGTGTAACAATTTAgcttcttataaaaaaaatatattaaaaatattacaaaCCAACAACTctagtttttacaaaaaaaaaatgtcatttatAATTTAAGTAGAATgacttaaaatgataaaaaaaaattatcaaatttaaaatggaaaaaataaaaatttaaaatttactaTTTGATATATGGTATTTGGTTATCTCATTTTCATTTCTTATTTGTC includes:
- the LOC136227447 gene encoding cytochrome c; the encoded protein is MASFDQAPPGDAKVGDKIFRTKCAQCHTVDKGAGHKQGPNLNGLFGRQSGTTAGYSYSAANKNMAVTWGENTLYDYLLNPKKYIPGTKMVFPGLKKPQDRADLIAYLKEATA